A region from the Sandaracinus amylolyticus genome encodes:
- a CDS encoding TetR/AcrR family transcriptional regulator: MIHEPAKVRRREAKSERILDAAEGILEREGHDALTMQRLAAELELTVGAAYRYFASKDAIVAALQRRVFEGLAADLERAIAEYEAVHPRASRVGALSRVCVVARVYATLPERRPTHARLLSRMMGEPRNVLPEGLGDANAQVAMTLATRGVRELAAAREAAALGAGDDLERAILLWTSLTGLAQAKKLERWGVPGLDVDALTERLVVTLLVGWGAEPARAREALGRAAEIV; the protein is encoded by the coding sequence GTGATTCACGAACCCGCGAAGGTCCGTCGGCGCGAGGCGAAGTCGGAGCGCATCCTCGATGCGGCCGAGGGGATCCTCGAGCGCGAAGGGCACGACGCGCTGACGATGCAGCGCCTCGCGGCCGAGCTGGAGCTCACGGTCGGCGCGGCGTATCGCTACTTCGCGTCGAAGGACGCCATCGTCGCGGCCCTGCAGCGCCGGGTGTTCGAGGGGCTCGCGGCGGATCTCGAGCGCGCGATCGCCGAGTACGAGGCGGTGCATCCGCGCGCGTCGCGCGTCGGCGCGCTCTCGCGGGTGTGCGTCGTCGCGCGCGTCTACGCGACGTTGCCCGAGCGCCGGCCGACCCACGCGCGCTTGCTCTCGCGGATGATGGGCGAGCCGCGCAACGTGCTCCCCGAGGGGCTCGGCGACGCGAACGCGCAGGTCGCGATGACGCTCGCGACGCGCGGGGTGCGCGAGCTCGCGGCGGCGCGCGAGGCCGCAGCGCTCGGCGCGGGCGACGATCTCGAGCGCGCGATCCTCCTGTGGACGAGCCTGACCGGGCTCGCGCAGGCGAAGAAGCTCGAGCGCTGGGGCGTGCCGGGGCTCGACGTCGACGCGCTGACCGAGCGGCTCGTCGTGACGCTGCTGGTGGGATGGGGCGCCGAGCCGGCGCGGGCGCGCGAGGCGCTCGGGCGCGCGGCGGAGATCGTTTGA